In the Ricinus communis isolate WT05 ecotype wild-type chromosome 3, ASM1957865v1, whole genome shotgun sequence genome, ATATatgcaatttaaaaaatcactTCCTAAACTGATATATAAcaacttatttaataaacacCCTCgctatatttttttaggatAATATACATCAGCTTAATAAATTGTTGagattgatatttattaagaaaatattagcttgcaaaatataaaataaggtAACGTTgttgattatatattattaaatttggaattattcaaatttttagaGTGCATTAAGATAAAGAGAAtttctataaagaaaaatataaatttaatgaataattttgcATTATAGTTTCacgaaaattatttttcacattagataaaataatgaaaatcaGACGAAATAAGTGCACAACAATTCTTTTATACAAAttcaagatttttatattcaatctAATGACATATAGTGAACTAAGacctaattaatatttgaatatgGAAAATACAACAaaacattatataaatttttaaagacTTAATGAACCAAAATTAGAATTTCaggaattttttaaaataataaaaaaatatttatagggACTCAACGAATTAAAGTTGAAAGTTGCATTATCTTATCGGTacaattttcttatactcactcGCATTAACAGTATTTTTATGCCCGCTCCTAACGGAATGAcctaaaagttataaaaatgaaagtacaatgatttattaaaatacaatcaaatatcaagaaataagtaaaaaaaagttaaaaagtaCATGGACCTTGCCAATTATCAATCCTCTCATACTGAGTTACAATTATGGAAAACTTGTTCaaggtcttttctttttatagaaatGAGAGGAGgggaataatttttattttagtggaACTGGAGCATAGTTtgaatttcaatattattcacatcttttaattcataaatgtgTTTCTATTTGAATATGGATGATgttctcaatttttatttttttagaagacccaatcttattttattttaatggttgTAACATGTAAGCTTGTATAATATCTgtgaattaaaatgaaattgtaaattatttgataaaaagtaATTGTGCATCATTATGCAAAGTTGTTCAAGATTTGGGTCTGGGCCTTGGAATATGATAACAGTTGGGTCTGATGATATTTGAGTTTTAGTCTAGCCCATAAGTGGCCATCACAGCCCATAAAAGCAAAAGTTGGTAATTTATAAGCccattcaaaataatatattttgaaaccAAAActctagaaaaagaaaaagaataacatattttattgGTTGTATAAATCACAATGTAAGGTCActcataatttagaaaaaaaaaaaacatacatattaaataaatgactGCCTTTTATGACAAGTATAGCATAATATGTTATATTATCCTTCTTTTGTATAGTATTGGTTGGTCGGTcctataaattgaaaattatatataaaaacaaaggAAATGTAGAATTTGACAATTTTTAGCCTAAAACGACAAGCATGGAGAAGaataagtaaattaattagatgTCGTAAATTGAAAATTTCGAGTGCTATCataagtaaattaattagatgtcttaaattataactttctAACGGGTACAAGCAAGCAAAACCTTTAGATAGCGAgaaagtttttaaatatttggtAAATCTCTTAAGCGGCAACGCATTTTGAGATTGAGCATATATTTTCTATACtgtcatattatttaaatttttgtatataatttGACTTCGTATCtgtctttttaaaaaataaataattttgaatgaaaattatatcaaaGGAAAAATACAATTGATTAACAATGATAGTTCacttgtaataaaaataataaaaaatatttattgaaaaactaataaaaacacaatagtTAAAAAGGCAACAAATATGTACAGATTCAATAGCCAATAAAATCCAGGCAAtacaaaattgatatttaGCTCCTAAACCACTAATTAATGttacaaatataacaattactaccatttcgttttcttttttgagagAATAACAATTACTGTTTAGTACTGCATAAACAAATCATCCCCAAAAAGATAGAGGATTCTTTCTACTGCCCAACTGGGCTCACACTTATTATTGTTAATCCAAGCCAAGCTTTGTGAGGCAGTCAACAAAGGGGCCCTACATAGTGGACAAGTTTTATGATTATCATCGTGATCATGATCGTGATCAACCCATCTATCAATGCATTCTTTATGAAACACGTGGCAGCAATTCCTTAGTTCTCTGACTTCATCAAGCTCACTCAACTGCCCTAAGCAAACAGCACACGTGTCACAAGCTCCTGAAATCCTATCAGTGATATCGCCAAAAGTTGTTAAAATCAGGCCGTCCCTTATCTGCTGCGAAGAAGGGAGAGCGCAAGATTGGTGTAGAGAATCATTGCTgctagaagaagaagaaggagataaATAGGTTCTGCTTCTAAACCTAAGAGCCCAGGACAAAGCCCATCTCGCGACTGCTAAAATAACAGCCGCCTTGTAAAGAAGATGTGTCACTATAACATCTGAATCCTCTACAAAGAAAcccattaagaaaaaaaaaacaagaaagtttaTAAAGCAAGAATCCTaataatcaagaaaaagaagaataaacagaagagggaagaagaagaagaagaagaagaagaagagagaaaggGGAGGATGAAATGAGGATTTGGGTTCTTTATAAAGGCAAAGGGGAAATGAAATAGGTGATGATGAGGTGTGGAGCCGATCACtttaattttgttcttttttttaattttgggtGCCATCTTttattaacaattaaaaactGTTGTTGTTAGGTGCCAATGCTGCTGGCCAAAGactgaaaagaataaagagagACCCTATTTTGTTGAGTATGGTGATTAGGTCATTGTCATGTGCAAGTCACCACACATTAAAGTCGGTGGTCTGTTGATtatctaagattttatttttatttattttgaaaagatCAATTAATCTTCAAAAGAGAGGGGAAAAGTTAAAGTTGGAATAAAAGTGGAAACAGCTTGAACAGATCTTGATCTTGAAGCAGATTTCTGACgcacattttcttttttatttttatttttattttttgctttttctttcatctttagATTCAGAATTGTATTTTATGACAAAAAGCATTCTGGGTCCAAACTTTATTTGTATTATCATTATCATAATTTGTTTTGGGAATTCTatgaaacaaaatttaaaaaatccaagaaaatataaatgagaataaaagaaaaaggatgttagagaaaaactaattaaaatgagTGATTATGGCACGTGTTTTTTAGCAGCAGTTATTTGGTAAACCAGGAAGGAAGAAACTCTTGACGTGTGATGTGTGTGTGTAATAAGTAAACCCAGGAAATACAAGGAGGGATGGAAAAAGGGTCTAATTCCATCTGCAATTCTGTATTTTAGATGTTAATGTTATTTACTTTCCAATTGATACGTGAGAAATGACTTCATTACACATGTAAATTCCACTATCCTAGTCACACACCACATTCTTCTCATTTCCTGTTTATTTAGAGAAGAAAtgttaaaaagatttaattaatatctcAGGGTTGATTTTGTCCCTCTTAACaaagattatataatataatgtttGTACCAAAAGTAGTCAATTACACCTCAGAAACCCATGATTTCCAGGATGTGAAAGTGAAAAGTATTCGTAACAGGTTTAGAGTCTTTGATTAAACAATGGAGCATTAATATCTTCAAGAGAtgcaattttctttatttttttcttttgaaatttttcaaaatatttttaatatttttcttttattactcGGAGCAGCCGTTTtgtcttttctattttatttttttatttcatttttagttttattgaaTAGCGAGTAGATCTAtcttgtcttttattttttaattttattgaatgaCCGATATAAGGAAAGACGAGATTTTGTTATTACTATATAGTAGTGTATTCTCCTACTCTATAAGCACGAATGGAATatagaatattattattatggctatgattttatttaagaaattagaatattttataataatagatactttaaaatatcgataaaaaaaatagccaTCAACATTTATGTGGGAATTAAATGTATATTTCTTCCGGGATATTTATGGAGTgcaatttctcatattagttAGGTGCATTAAAGGAGCAATAGTTGACAAGGAAATAAAACACCCCTCATAATCCTAACCAATAAGAGCTATGTAGAGTGTCATCTGTTAAGACAATCattatgtttttcttctttttaatggTTAAATTATTGACACTATAACTAAATCGATCTCGTCACCTGACAAATTTTCAGCTATTTAGAAACACACTCATTACGCAGGCACgagatttttataattattcacaACAATGGTGATGTAACCAACTCGCACATTAGAATGTGGGACTCAACTCAAATAGCATTCACGGCTGATCAGATGATCAAACAAAGTCCAAACAATCGAATAATCTTATCCACGGTCCCTAACATCATGCTTGCGCCCATGCCCTTTCTCAAAAGCCATAAAAGGGAAAGGAACAAGAGAAGGATAAAAAGGATGCTTAACAATAACATCATGCTTGGGTTTGTCCATGCCTCTATCTCAAAAGCCATTAAAACTGAAAAGCATAAACAAGAGTAAGGGCAACGTCCAAAATAGCTGCCGTATGACGTCTACAGACATTTGGGATTCAATATGAATTGAGTTGTTCATGACTCGGAGCCACGTTGCAGTAGCTCACCTAACTAAGTTTGTGAAGGGCAAAGATGTTTTTCTCACACCACAAGCAATTCGGCCTGGGCCAAGATAAGGCTGCCGGCGTCTAAAGGCATCGAGTTTCATGATCTATCTTGCTTTAACATACAAAACATGCCATTGCAAAATGGGCTTTAAAACAAACCCCAATTTAAGCGAAGTTCATATGCATACACAGAtaaacactttttttttttttttattgcctCTAAAAAGAAGCCCTACGGTGTAGCCAATAAAAGAAGGGGATTCTCTATTGGATACTCGATGAGCAATGGTAAAGATTCTCAGTGCTATCCGCTAGCATTCATAACTTACATTATACAAATTCACTCGGCCAAATCAAAACTATTTCTTCAAGTAATGGACAACTTGCATGTGCagttgtctttttcttttttccttttcttgatcaTGCATGTGCAAGTTATATGTAGATGAAAAAGATATATCTACTCTCAAATGGTGGTTTGTGGGCCCTGCTGCCCATGttcttccattttctttttcatcttgTATTGCAAAGTTGCAGGAGCACAGTCTAGTGGAGTTTCCCCTAGAAAAGAGGAAGTTGattagaataaagaaaaatatattgacaAGAAAAAAGACTATTTAATGCCTACCTACTGCTATCATCGTTTGCTTAAGACTTTGCCTTGTtcagaaaggaaagaaagtgCAACTTGACcttcccttttttctttctttggctTGGGGGATAAGGGGAAAAAGGAAGGGACAGGGGATGCCGGGGAGTATAAGGACGCATAGAGTTCAACCATTCAATAATGGtacaaaactgaaaatatttCATCAGTCCCCACAAAAAACAACCGGGTAGGTTTCTACTTTCTAAGCTCACTCCAAACTTTCAGAGACCTAAGTGTATCTAGCTATTTTACATGTCCATTTCCTTGTACAGATCATGAAAATACTCGGAATTTGAAGATTTATACACCAATATGCGGCATATCATGAAGGACTTCTACCTTAATTAAACAATTCAATGCAACAGGACACTGCAGCTAGATATTACAACTGGACATAACATTGATTACCTTGTGCATTCTTGTAGGCCAGGCTTGCTCCAGATTCCATGAGGATAAAAGCTATATCAGTTCGGTTAAATAGTGCAGCCTACACCCAGTTAACCCTCTAATTagtaacataatttttttctaaagaaacTGACCAATATACAAGTATGCACATTAACATGTATGTGAGCACAAACAGACCCCGAAAAACAAAGAGGGTCCTTACCAAATGTAGCAAAGATAGTCCTTGCTTGTCACGATAGTTTGCATCAACACCCTGCCAATATTACGATGTTTAATGTAATTTCcaaaattaatcttaaaatatagatGGTGTATACCTCGCTCAGTAGCTTCTTGACTGCAGCAGTATCACCATTCTTTATGGCTTCCCGCAAACCCTAACAACAAATTATGCAATCATACAACATGAATAACTAATTTATGACAAGTTAAATCCTTATGGAAAATTACAACCCCTATGATAGTTTATAATGGAATATACCTCCCCATTT is a window encoding:
- the LOC8259014 gene encoding brassinosteroid-responsive RING protein 1 produces the protein MGFFVEDSDVIVTHLLYKAAVILAVARWALSWALRFRSRTYLSPSSSSSSNDSLHQSCALPSSQQIRDGLILTTFGDITDRISGACDTCAVCLGQLSELDEVRELRNCCHVFHKECIDRWVDHDHDHDDNHKTCPLCRAPLLTASQSLAWINNNKCEPSWAVERILYLFGDDLFMQY